A region of Planococcus sp. MSAK28401 DNA encodes the following proteins:
- a CDS encoding type II toxin-antitoxin system RelE/ParE family toxin: protein MEKSKWTVNAYKKDNGEKPAAEFLDSLPAKEKAKVLRTIQLLGEFGPMLRMPHRRPIDQDIYELRTILGNNIFRVFHFHYENGEFILLNGFRKKTQKTPQSEIDRAKRYRDDYLRQKGRDSI, encoded by the coding sequence ATGGAAAAGTCGAAATGGACAGTCAATGCATATAAAAAAGACAATGGCGAAAAACCTGCTGCCGAGTTTCTAGATTCGCTTCCTGCAAAGGAAAAGGCAAAGGTGTTACGCACCATTCAATTACTGGGAGAGTTTGGTCCGATGCTGCGAATGCCACATCGAAGGCCAATCGATCAGGACATCTATGAACTTCGGACGATTTTAGGCAACAATATCTTTCGCGTGTTCCATTTCCATTACGAAAATGGCGAATTCATCTTGTTAAATGGTTTCCGAAAGAAAACTCAAAAAACACCGCAGAGTGAAATCGATCGTGCCAAACGCTATCGAGATGATTATTTACGACAAAAAGGGAGGGATTCGATATGA
- a CDS encoding helix-turn-helix domain-containing protein, with product MSFLESYVAENLKDPEFAKEWADSELEYTLARNIIRQRNRLGLTQSEVALRMHTKQNVVSRIENGSQNVTLKSLKSLAAALQTDVPSLMQEYDEKQDEKKTSSDLVKS from the coding sequence ATGAGTTTTTTGGAAAGCTACGTAGCAGAAAACTTAAAAGATCCGGAATTCGCCAAGGAGTGGGCGGACAGTGAACTGGAATACACACTCGCTCGTAACATCATTCGCCAACGAAATCGGCTAGGACTTACGCAAAGCGAAGTCGCTTTGCGTATGCACACCAAGCAAAACGTAGTATCTCGCATTGAAAATGGAAGTCAGAATGTGACCCTGAAAAGTTTGAAATCGCTAGCTGCAGCCCTTCAGACGGATGTTCCTTCCCTGATGCAAGAATATGACGAGAAGCAAGACGAGAAAAAAACCAGTTCTGATCTCGTGAAAAGTTAA
- a CDS encoding DUF7878 domain-containing protein, whose protein sequence is MENLAIDFELDPLLNLDKKLIRQKNGKLLIDVQGELTIHIGRSCFFHEPSLALLELGVALKEWRVKDSEGENDFYYFTMEHDEREGPILSFVRKRENEWQLFSIWQEFEHESTIVSEVLLKAVDQYLTKLEDILLRKFNIKYSYFTRF, encoded by the coding sequence ATGGAGAATCTGGCTATTGATTTTGAATTGGATCCGTTATTGAACTTGGATAAAAAGCTAATTCGACAGAAAAACGGAAAATTATTGATTGATGTGCAAGGGGAATTAACCATTCATATCGGTCGTTCGTGTTTCTTTCATGAACCGTCCTTAGCGTTGCTTGAACTGGGTGTTGCTTTAAAAGAGTGGAGAGTGAAAGATTCCGAAGGAGAAAATGATTTTTATTACTTCACGATGGAACATGATGAAAGGGAAGGCCCTATTTTATCTTTTGTTAGAAAAAGAGAAAATGAATGGCAGCTCTTTTCAATTTGGCAAGAATTTGAACACGAAAGCACGATAGTTTCTGAGGTGTTGTTAAAAGCAGTAGACCAGTATTTAACTAAACTAGAAGATATTTTGTTGAGGAAGTTCAATATCAAGTATTCATACTTCACTCGATTCTGA
- a CDS encoding DUF6088 family protein, whose protein sequence is MELYQYLLDEYGYDEPILTEQLKEDLQLNPSTLRQYIKRLSDKGLLAKVQNGIYFIPKKKPMFGSAMLDTDQIVRKKFLENRDRIIGYKSGTNFANALGLTSQTAAVATIVTNNASAAKREVNIYKKRFIIRKPRVNVNRSNYKLLQVLDLLNNYEQYSEKPLEAAKEKVLTYLADVSMNEREVKGYLNAYPIKTKLRVYELGLFDAIARRERAVQ, encoded by the coding sequence ATGGAACTCTACCAATATCTATTAGACGAATACGGATACGATGAACCCATTCTTACCGAGCAACTAAAAGAGGATCTCCAGCTGAATCCCAGTACACTCAGGCAGTATATCAAGCGCCTTTCTGACAAGGGGCTGCTTGCGAAAGTCCAGAATGGCATCTATTTCATTCCCAAAAAGAAACCGATGTTTGGCTCGGCTATGCTAGATACAGACCAGATTGTTCGAAAGAAATTCTTGGAGAACCGGGATCGTATCATCGGTTACAAGTCAGGCACCAATTTCGCCAATGCCTTGGGCCTGACTTCCCAAACAGCTGCGGTTGCGACTATCGTGACAAATAATGCTTCTGCTGCCAAGCGAGAAGTGAACATCTACAAAAAACGGTTTATCATTCGAAAACCGAGAGTGAACGTGAATAGATCCAACTATAAGCTTCTCCAAGTGCTCGATCTATTGAACAATTACGAGCAGTACAGCGAAAAACCGCTCGAAGCGGCGAAAGAGAAAGTCCTGACATATCTAGCGGACGTCTCAATGAATGAACGGGAAGTGAAGGGATATCTCAATGCATACCCGATAAAAACAAAACTGAGAGTATACGAATTGGGGTTATTTGATGCGATTGCACGAAGAGAACGAGCTGTTCAATGA
- a CDS encoding nucleotidyl transferase AbiEii/AbiGii toxin family protein, which produces MRLHEENELFNDLVRSAAAAYGLQNFQIEKDYYVSLLLKQLVYIFPGVVFKGGTSLSKCYDVIKRFSEDLDLSVPLGESNKLPRSDKRKLKIAIESVIEDLGFILLNPDEIRSGREFNEYEIAYRKAFKGDDEMSPHILVETNVAYKPFPFEQLGVSNYITKFVMAAEGDATEKERFLDEYEMRPFAVNVQTIDRTFLDKIFAICDYYEKKESTRYSRHLYDLHMIWRSGFVDAAGLKLLISEVIEIRRDGRDTASCQPGYELKNTLNEIIRTAFYKQDYNRNTKTFLAEDVSYDETINSLKKIIDSDFLPTVIKI; this is translated from the coding sequence ATGCGATTGCACGAAGAGAACGAGCTGTTCAATGATTTGGTCCGGTCAGCAGCTGCAGCGTATGGACTGCAGAATTTCCAGATTGAAAAAGATTATTACGTATCCCTGCTTCTGAAGCAACTGGTCTACATCTTCCCTGGCGTTGTATTTAAGGGCGGAACGTCACTCTCGAAGTGCTACGATGTCATCAAGCGTTTTTCGGAGGACTTGGATCTGAGCGTTCCGCTTGGAGAGAGCAATAAGCTACCAAGAAGCGATAAAAGGAAATTGAAAATCGCGATTGAATCTGTAATTGAGGACCTCGGATTTATACTGTTAAATCCTGACGAAATCCGATCAGGTCGGGAATTCAATGAGTACGAAATTGCCTATCGTAAAGCATTTAAAGGCGACGACGAGATGTCCCCTCACATTCTTGTGGAAACGAATGTCGCCTATAAACCCTTTCCATTCGAACAGCTTGGGGTAAGCAATTACATCACGAAGTTCGTTATGGCTGCAGAAGGCGACGCAACGGAAAAAGAACGGTTTTTGGATGAATATGAGATGAGACCATTTGCGGTGAATGTGCAGACAATTGACCGGACGTTTCTTGATAAAATTTTTGCCATCTGCGATTATTACGAAAAAAAAGAAAGCACTCGCTATTCAAGGCACTTATACGATCTTCATATGATTTGGAGAAGTGGATTCGTCGATGCAGCAGGATTGAAACTGCTGATTTCTGAGGTGATCGAGATTCGAAGAGATGGTCGGGACACGGCTTCCTGTCAGCCTGGTTATGAATTAAAAAACACATTGAACGAAATCATTCGTACCGCTTTCTATAAGCAGGACTATAACCGCAATACGAAAACGTTCCTGGCAGAAGATGTGTCTTATGATGAAACCATCAATAGCCTGAAAAAAATTATCGATAGCGACTTTTTACCAACTGTCATCAAAATCTAA
- a CDS encoding IS1182 family transposase — translation MCNPKITSSNYNTEQAAFPLALGEGTGVPLSKKASPTFIPYNNQQGFAIFDIQDLVPANHVARVIDEMVELIDDELFFAHYKGGGRSSFHPKMMTKVILYAYSKKIYSSRGIEETLTEHIPSMWLAAGQQPDHRTINRFRSDHLKAMMDSLFEQMIHQLIEQNYITMEHYFLDGTKIEADANKYSFVWKKATQNFEGKLKVKIAETIQHIHELAAAEAIPLNEQVEEATPEQLEEMAEAMEEQIDAFTEALDLEDDTEKRKQLRSKRSEWKKPVKAIREDFLPRLEKYSQYHEIFGDRNSFSKTDPDATFMRMKDDHMKNGQLKAAYNVQMATENQFILYYSIHQRPTDTRCFLPHLEKLAASSLPMPKTVIADAGYGSEENYLYALGDEKEPHFDFLIPYGMYLKEKSASYKKNIKHAKNWTYLEEEDCFICPNGRRVAFKKYLNKKNASGYEQNLKIYECEDCSDCPLKALCTKAKGNRQVQWNPIYEEMKAKAKAALEDETKTQIYAQRKIDVESVFGHIKGNRSFRRFLLRGLEKVHTEFGIVALAHNLLKVAGMRRLLSVTSPINEKQTEKKKFFFSVCFILGAYGTAPFRF, via the coding sequence ATGTGCAATCCGAAGATTACTTCCTCAAATTATAACACTGAACAAGCCGCATTTCCACTCGCTCTGGGAGAAGGAACTGGCGTTCCGCTATCCAAAAAAGCGAGTCCTACGTTCATTCCCTATAACAACCAACAAGGCTTTGCCATCTTTGATATACAAGATCTTGTGCCAGCCAACCATGTCGCCCGGGTCATCGACGAAATGGTGGAATTGATTGATGATGAGCTGTTTTTCGCGCACTATAAAGGCGGCGGAAGAAGCTCTTTCCATCCAAAGATGATGACCAAAGTTATCCTTTACGCTTATTCGAAGAAAATCTATTCTTCTCGAGGTATTGAAGAAACACTTACTGAACACATTCCGTCCATGTGGCTCGCAGCTGGCCAACAACCAGATCACCGAACGATTAACCGGTTCCGTTCGGACCACTTAAAAGCGATGATGGACTCCCTTTTTGAACAGATGATTCACCAGCTGATCGAACAGAACTACATCACTATGGAGCATTATTTTTTGGATGGCACCAAAATTGAAGCTGATGCCAATAAGTATTCATTCGTCTGGAAAAAAGCGACACAGAATTTCGAAGGCAAGTTGAAGGTAAAGATTGCCGAAACGATTCAGCATATCCATGAACTGGCCGCAGCTGAAGCGATTCCACTCAACGAACAGGTAGAAGAAGCAACGCCTGAACAGCTGGAAGAAATGGCGGAAGCCATGGAAGAACAGATTGACGCATTCACGGAAGCCCTTGATCTGGAAGACGATACCGAAAAACGAAAGCAACTCCGGTCCAAGCGCAGTGAGTGGAAAAAGCCGGTCAAAGCGATTCGCGAAGATTTCCTTCCGCGTCTGGAGAAATATAGTCAGTACCACGAGATCTTCGGTGATCGAAACAGCTTTTCGAAAACAGACCCGGATGCGACCTTTATGCGAATGAAAGATGATCACATGAAAAATGGTCAATTGAAAGCAGCTTATAATGTACAAATGGCCACAGAAAATCAGTTCATTCTTTATTATTCGATACATCAGCGACCAACGGACACGCGCTGTTTTCTTCCGCATCTGGAGAAACTAGCGGCTTCCAGCCTGCCCATGCCGAAGACGGTCATTGCCGATGCAGGCTATGGCAGTGAAGAGAATTACCTGTATGCGTTGGGCGATGAAAAAGAGCCGCATTTCGACTTTCTCATTCCATATGGAATGTATCTGAAGGAAAAATCAGCGAGTTACAAGAAGAATATCAAACACGCGAAAAATTGGACATACCTAGAGGAGGAAGATTGTTTCATCTGTCCGAATGGTCGGCGTGTCGCATTTAAAAAATACCTGAATAAAAAGAATGCCTCCGGTTACGAACAAAACTTAAAAATCTATGAATGCGAAGACTGTTCGGATTGTCCGTTAAAAGCCCTCTGCACGAAAGCAAAAGGCAACCGACAAGTCCAATGGAATCCCATTTATGAAGAAATGAAAGCGAAGGCCAAAGCAGCTCTTGAAGATGAAACGAAGACACAAATCTACGCCCAACGCAAAATTGACGTAGAAAGTGTGTTCGGTCATATCAAGGGCAATCGGTCGTTCCGCCGATTTCTCCTCCGGGGCTTAGAGAAAGTGCATACAGAGTTCGGGATTGTGGCATTGGCCCACAACCTCCTGAAAGTAGCCGGCATGCGCCGGCTACTTTCAGTGACCTCACCAATAAATGAAAAACAGACGGAGAAAAAGAAATTCTTTTTCTCCGTCTGCTTTATTTTAGGGGCTTATGGGACAGCCCCGTTTAGATTTTGA
- a CDS encoding ABC transporter substrate-binding protein: MIYRNKRLNSIFIGALFGISIILSGCGSESGEAKEENAQIDLMLDWYPNAVHSYLYVAEEKGFFEEQGLDVNLHFPTNPTDPINMVASGQMTLGITYQPDVITARANQGINIKSVAAIVRSPLNHVVMLENSEMESPADLEGMKVGYPGIPLNEALIKTMVSEDGGNPEKVEMIDVGFELGSSLVSEKVDAVVGAYINHEVPLLASKGVETKTLNPEKYGVPPYYELVLVTNDENWEGKEEEIRAFWKAASKGYEWMAEHPTEAVELLLKNQDEANFPLAKEVEDESMAILLPRMKADEGFGSQSKEDWKNVADWMLERELIEELPDLDLIFENLLEEES, encoded by the coding sequence ATGATATACAGGAACAAACGATTGAACAGTATATTTATAGGTGCGCTTTTCGGAATTAGCATAATTCTGAGCGGATGCGGGAGTGAAAGCGGGGAAGCAAAGGAAGAAAATGCACAAATAGATCTGATGCTCGACTGGTATCCAAACGCAGTCCATAGTTACCTATATGTAGCCGAGGAAAAAGGCTTCTTTGAAGAGCAGGGATTGGATGTAAATCTTCATTTCCCAACTAATCCAACAGATCCGATTAACATGGTGGCATCTGGGCAGATGACATTGGGAATCACCTATCAGCCCGACGTAATCACAGCGAGAGCAAATCAAGGCATAAACATTAAATCAGTAGCAGCCATCGTTCGATCGCCTTTAAATCACGTGGTGATGTTGGAGAATAGTGAAATGGAGAGCCCTGCAGATTTAGAAGGGATGAAGGTAGGCTACCCTGGAATCCCTCTTAATGAAGCGTTGATTAAAACAATGGTAAGCGAGGATGGAGGGAATCCGGAAAAAGTGGAAATGATTGATGTTGGTTTCGAGCTTGGATCTTCCTTGGTGAGCGAAAAAGTGGATGCAGTTGTAGGTGCATATATAAACCATGAGGTACCTTTACTTGCCAGTAAAGGAGTTGAAACAAAAACATTGAATCCAGAGAAGTATGGTGTTCCTCCTTATTATGAGTTAGTGCTCGTGACGAACGATGAAAACTGGGAAGGGAAAGAAGAAGAGATCCGCGCTTTTTGGAAAGCGGCATCGAAAGGGTATGAATGGATGGCTGAACATCCGACGGAAGCAGTGGAATTATTGCTGAAGAATCAAGATGAGGCTAACTTCCCTTTAGCAAAAGAGGTTGAAGACGAAAGTATGGCGATCTTGCTACCAAGAATGAAAGCGGATGAAGGGTTTGGCAGCCAAAGTAAGGAAGACTGGAAGAACGTTGCAGATTGGATGTTGGAAAGGGAGCTAATAGAAGAGTTACCAGATTTAGATTTAATATTTGAAAATTTACTTGAAGAAGAATCATAA
- a CDS encoding IS256 family transposase, protein MTQFTTDIMQALVKKEDISEVFRKHLETAVNTLLQTELTAFLDYEKYDRIGFNSGNSRNGVYTRTLHTEYGDLELSMPRDRNGEFNQQTVAPYKRSNDTLEAFVIHMFQKGVTMSEISDLIEKMYGHHYTPQTISNMTKVMSEQVEAFKSRPLEQRYACVYLDATYIALKRDTVSKEAVYITIGIREDGSKEVLAYTVAPTESAFVWEEVLLDLKERGVEEVLLFISDGLKGITDRIFAVFPDAQYQACCVHLSRGIRHKVRVTDRKEILDDFKSVYRAENQELGEKALKAFVDKWKTAYPKVAKSLEANPYIFTFYSFPKSIWRSIYSTNLIESFNKNVKKYSKRKEQFPNEDSLDRFLVSQFEIYNQNFSTRCHIGFDQARAELTEMFKQT, encoded by the coding sequence ATGACTCAGTTTACAACAGATATTATGCAAGCTCTAGTAAAAAAAGAAGACATCTCCGAAGTTTTTCGCAAACATTTGGAGACGGCGGTGAATACACTTCTTCAAACGGAACTAACAGCGTTCCTGGATTACGAAAAATACGACCGCATCGGGTTTAATTCCGGCAACTCACGCAATGGTGTCTACACGCGGACACTCCATACGGAGTATGGGGATTTAGAGCTTTCGATGCCACGGGACCGGAACGGCGAATTCAACCAACAGACGGTCGCTCCGTACAAGCGCTCAAACGATACGCTGGAAGCCTTCGTTATTCACATGTTTCAAAAAGGCGTGACCATGTCCGAGATTTCGGACCTGATCGAGAAAATGTACGGCCATCATTACACGCCACAAACCATTTCCAATATGACGAAAGTCATGAGCGAACAGGTCGAGGCGTTTAAATCTCGTCCGTTAGAACAGCGTTACGCGTGTGTCTATCTGGATGCAACTTACATTGCCCTCAAGCGCGACACGGTCTCGAAGGAAGCCGTCTATATTACGATTGGCATCCGAGAGGACGGCTCAAAAGAAGTCTTGGCCTATACAGTGGCACCTACGGAATCCGCATTTGTTTGGGAAGAAGTCCTGTTGGACTTGAAAGAGCGCGGTGTCGAAGAGGTGCTTTTGTTTATCTCCGACGGCTTAAAAGGCATCACTGATCGCATCTTCGCGGTCTTTCCCGATGCTCAATATCAGGCGTGCTGCGTCCACTTGTCGCGTGGGATCCGCCACAAAGTTCGCGTTACCGATCGCAAGGAGATTCTGGATGATTTCAAATCGGTCTACCGGGCAGAGAACCAAGAACTGGGTGAAAAAGCGTTGAAAGCCTTTGTCGACAAATGGAAAACGGCCTATCCCAAAGTGGCGAAATCGTTGGAAGCGAATCCCTATATTTTCACTTTCTACAGCTTCCCAAAATCCATTTGGCGAAGCATCTATTCAACGAACCTGATCGAATCGTTCAACAAGAACGTAAAGAAATACAGCAAGCGCAAGGAGCAATTTCCGAACGAAGATTCCTTGGATCGCTTCCTGGTTTCCCAGTTCGAAATCTATAACCAGAACTTCTCCACCCGTTGCCATATCGGATTCGATCAAGCTCGTGCAGAGCTGACTGAGATGTTCAAGCAAACCTAA
- a CDS encoding ABC transporter permease has translation MKRFIEQYYLLSMGVFLLFLLTWEFIAKTIDRAFVLPSPIQVGVRLWELRETLLLVHMPATVSIIVVGLILSVLLGVGLASWMFWNKTAERAFYPLLIASQTIPIIALAPIFVLWFGYTMWSKVAVTVLITFFPITVNTFDGLNSASKELRELMLTMGATKKEIFLKLSIPSALPSFFSGLRVAVTLSVIGAAIGEWLGAQQGLGYFSRRMMTQFDGAGVFAPIVLLSLTGILLFVLVVVLEKWLLKWGNET, from the coding sequence ATGAAACGGTTCATTGAACAATATTACTTACTGTCTATGGGCGTCTTTCTATTATTTCTATTGACTTGGGAATTTATTGCAAAAACCATAGACCGCGCCTTTGTTCTTCCTTCGCCTATACAAGTGGGTGTGCGGCTTTGGGAGCTAAGGGAAACACTGCTTCTCGTGCATATGCCGGCGACAGTTTCAATTATTGTAGTGGGGCTTATTCTTTCAGTATTGCTCGGTGTAGGACTGGCTTCTTGGATGTTTTGGAATAAAACGGCTGAACGCGCTTTTTATCCCTTGCTAATCGCATCTCAGACAATTCCAATCATCGCTCTAGCCCCTATTTTTGTTTTATGGTTTGGCTATACGATGTGGAGTAAAGTGGCAGTTACGGTATTAATAACTTTTTTCCCCATCACCGTCAATACATTTGATGGTTTAAACTCTGCAAGCAAAGAACTTCGGGAATTAATGTTGACTATGGGCGCAACGAAAAAAGAGATTTTTCTAAAGCTGTCGATACCATCTGCGCTGCCTTCTTTTTTTTCGGGGTTAAGAGTGGCAGTAACCCTTAGCGTCATTGGAGCCGCAATAGGAGAGTGGCTTGGCGCCCAGCAAGGGCTCGGTTATTTCAGTCGAAGAATGATGACGCAGTTTGACGGCGCAGGTGTATTCGCCCCGATTGTATTGCTCTCGTTAACAGGGATATTGTTATTTGTATTAGTTGTTGTATTAGAAAAATGGCTATTAAAATGGGGGAATGAAACATGA
- a CDS encoding ABC transporter ATP-binding protein — MSKALLEVNNLNFHYGKEEIFKDLSFSIQNQEFISVVGPSGSGKTTLFRLLLGLEEPTKGDLLLRGQAIKLRDGNIGYVPQKDLLIPWRTIIDNVILPLELKGIHKKEAYKKAAPLFVSFGLDGTETLFPSMLSGGMKQRVSFMRAYLTGADILLLDEPFSALDAISRLAMQEWLLEQWKLLKKTIILITHDLDEALLMSDRIFVTTLPPMTKLKEVQISLSRPRTMEDVMNDSSLLSAKRELIQQFRKEGEIFDKRIK, encoded by the coding sequence GTGAGTAAGGCGTTGTTGGAAGTCAATAACTTAAATTTTCATTATGGGAAAGAAGAAATTTTTAAAGATTTGTCTTTTTCGATTCAAAACCAAGAGTTTATAAGTGTGGTCGGTCCAAGTGGGTCAGGGAAAACGACATTATTCAGATTGCTGTTGGGGTTGGAAGAACCAACTAAGGGGGATTTGCTCCTCAGGGGTCAGGCCATTAAATTACGCGATGGAAACATAGGTTATGTGCCGCAAAAAGACCTTCTAATACCTTGGCGCACCATTATTGATAATGTCATTCTGCCGCTAGAACTAAAGGGGATTCATAAGAAAGAGGCTTATAAAAAAGCTGCACCTCTTTTTGTTTCATTTGGATTAGACGGAACAGAAACGTTATTTCCGAGTATGCTTTCGGGCGGAATGAAGCAAAGGGTCTCCTTTATGCGGGCCTACTTAACTGGAGCAGATATTTTGCTGCTTGATGAACCCTTCAGTGCACTTGATGCGATTTCCAGATTAGCCATGCAAGAATGGTTATTGGAACAATGGAAATTATTGAAGAAGACTATCATTTTGATTACGCACGATCTGGATGAAGCATTGCTTATGTCAGACCGTATTTTTGTTACTACCCTTCCGCCGATGACAAAATTGAAAGAAGTGCAGATCTCCCTTAGCAGACCTAGAACGATGGAGGATGTCATGAACGATTCATCTCTTCTTTCAGCCAAAAGGGAGTTGATTCAGCAATTTCGCAAGGAAGGTGAAATTTTTGATAAAAGAATCAAGTGA
- the tenA gene encoding thiaminase II: MKFSEKLHTTLQPIWRNNHNHPFVVEMGKGSLDKEKFRFFMVQDYLYLIEYAKLFAIGATKSQDVKTMGQFAKLLDATMNEEMALHRQYAERFGISAKELEEASPSPVTLAYTHYMLHVGQSGSVSELVAALLPCTWSYREIGRELAAIPGAADHPLYGEWIRMYSSEEFGQTAQWCIDLLDELTAGKPENELVKLEEIFLTTTRFEYLFWDMAYHKTMWPVSE, from the coding sequence GTGAAATTTAGCGAAAAATTACATACAACCCTTCAACCCATTTGGAGAAACAACCATAATCACCCTTTTGTAGTCGAAATGGGGAAGGGGTCTCTTGATAAAGAAAAGTTTCGGTTCTTCATGGTTCAAGATTATCTTTACTTAATCGAGTATGCAAAGTTGTTTGCGATTGGTGCCACCAAGTCACAGGATGTTAAAACAATGGGACAATTTGCCAAGTTACTGGATGCCACTATGAACGAAGAGATGGCATTGCACCGCCAGTATGCGGAACGTTTTGGGATTAGCGCAAAGGAACTGGAGGAAGCATCCCCCTCCCCTGTGACACTTGCTTATACCCATTATATGCTTCACGTGGGACAGAGCGGCAGTGTAAGTGAATTGGTAGCAGCATTGCTTCCATGTACATGGAGTTACCGTGAAATCGGCAGAGAGCTTGCGGCCATTCCAGGTGCAGCCGATCACCCACTATATGGTGAGTGGATCCGAATGTATAGTTCAGAGGAGTTTGGCCAAACAGCGCAGTGGTGCATCGATTTGCTGGACGAATTGACGGCCGGCAAACCAGAAAATGAACTAGTAAAGCTTGAAGAAATCTTTTTGACTACTACGAGGTTTGAATATTTATTTTGGGATATGGCTTATCACAAAACGATGTGGCCTGTAAGTGAGTAA
- a CDS encoding acetylornithine deacetylase, with amino-acid sequence MEEIISKGELNFLQNNQLLQVIKEIELKKDELIDLTKQLISFQTPAPPARNTAEAQGWIEQYLVSQAFATDRWDVYPGDPNIVGVKKGTERKSFQSLIINGHIDVAEVRPEEVWKTDPFTAEVVNDRIIGRGVADMKGGMAAALFVLKLFHEQGIELPGDLIFQSVIGEEVGEAGTLQCCERGYQADFAVVVDTSDLQIQGQGGVITGWVVIKDPKVYHDAMRRQMIHAGGGLSQGASAIEKMMIIIESLQKLERHWAVSKSYPGYPPGTNTINPAVIEGGRHAAFIADECRLWITVHFYPNESYETVSKEIEEHLLNAAKADSWLKEHPPTFIWGGHSMIEDRGEVFPAFEVNPEHTGVKTLAASHQHLFSEKAVIGVSATVTDGGWLAEAGIPTVVYGPGQLIEAHSVHESIEIQELVNFSKVMAYFIFTWCHTKKQAE; translated from the coding sequence GTGGAGGAAATCATATCGAAAGGAGAATTAAACTTCTTGCAAAACAATCAGTTGCTTCAAGTAATCAAAGAAATCGAGTTAAAAAAAGATGAATTGATTGATCTTACTAAACAACTTATCTCTTTTCAAACTCCGGCACCGCCTGCTCGCAACACAGCTGAAGCACAAGGGTGGATTGAACAGTATTTAGTAAGCCAAGCATTTGCAACAGATCGATGGGATGTGTATCCGGGAGATCCAAACATCGTTGGTGTGAAAAAAGGGACTGAAAGAAAGTCTTTTCAAAGCTTGATCATCAATGGACATATTGATGTGGCCGAAGTGAGGCCGGAAGAAGTATGGAAAACGGATCCCTTCACGGCGGAAGTTGTAAACGATCGAATTATAGGCCGAGGTGTTGCCGATATGAAGGGAGGGATGGCTGCTGCGTTATTTGTCCTTAAACTTTTTCATGAACAAGGCATCGAATTGCCGGGCGACCTTATTTTTCAATCAGTTATAGGAGAAGAGGTTGGTGAAGCTGGCACCCTGCAGTGTTGCGAAAGGGGCTACCAGGCGGATTTTGCGGTTGTAGTTGATACAAGTGATCTGCAGATCCAAGGGCAGGGCGGGGTGATCACCGGTTGGGTGGTCATTAAAGATCCGAAAGTTTATCATGATGCCATGCGCAGGCAGATGATTCACGCAGGTGGCGGTCTTTCGCAAGGAGCAAGCGCTATTGAAAAAATGATGATTATCATTGAAAGTCTGCAGAAGTTAGAGCGTCATTGGGCGGTTTCAAAAAGCTATCCGGGTTATCCTCCAGGAACAAATACGATTAATCCGGCTGTGATTGAAGGAGGAAGGCATGCCGCTTTTATCGCGGACGAGTGCCGGCTCTGGATCACCGTACATTTTTATCCGAATGAGTCCTATGAAACTGTAAGCAAAGAAATTGAAGAACATCTTTTAAATGCTGCAAAAGCGGATTCTTGGCTAAAAGAACATCCACCCACTTTTATATGGGGTGGGCATTCAATGATAGAAGATAGAGGCGAGGTCTTTCCAGCTTTTGAAGTGAATCCGGAACATACAGGCGTAAAGACTTTAGCAGCTTCACACCAACATTTATTTTCAGAAAAGGCTGTTATTGGTGTGTCCGCGACTGTTACCGATGGCGGGTGGCTTGCGGAAGCAGGCATCCCGACAGTCGTATATGGACCGGGGCAGTTGATAGAAGCCCATAGCGTTCACGAGTCCATTGAGATACAAGAATTGGTGAATTTCTCTAAAGTTATGGCGTATTTTATTTTTACTTGGTGCCATACGAAAAAGCAGGCAGAGTGA